The DNA segment gatggtaagatctgttgaaggatttcgactgtgaaataaagtattatccgggaaagtcgaatgcagttgcagatgccttgagccgaaagctttgttctttatctctttctactatcggtgtttctcagttgatcgatgatttttgcacttctggtttagagtttgaaacagataggaagactatcagagtatgcactattcaagccgaaccagaGCCATTTGtattgatcaaagaagcacagaagtctgatccgagcattcaggtttcagtagagaaagtcagatccggacatcagtctgaattgcAGGTTAGATATgacgttttatttgtgaataaccgtatagTTGTGCCTggtatttcggagttgagacaacgtattctccgagaggctcattgcagtaggttcagtgttcatcctagaggtcgtaagatgtataacgatctgaaaaaccagttttggtggaagaaaatgaagagcgatgttgcgaggtttgtatctcgatgtttgaactgtcagcaagtgaaagcagaaagaaagcgaccgggtggtctgtttcacagtctatatgttcctgaatggaaatgggatacaatttctatggatttcgtcacaaagctaccgcgatctgtttgaggatgcgatgctatttgggtagtgatcgaccgattgacaaagtctgcttgtttcattccgtgcaggatgacgtatcgtcacgatcagatggttgagttatatgttagcaatgttttgagattgcatggtgttccgaagtcgatcgttttagaccgagaccctagattcacttctcacttttggcacagtcttcaggaggcacttggtactcgattgcatctgagtacagcttatcatccttagaccgatggacagtcagagcgaactatccagacattagaggatatgctgcgagcggtagtgctagactttggcactagttggcaagattatttgcctcttgttgagttttcttacaacaaaagtttccaagcgagtatgggtatggcaccttttgaggccttgtacggtaagaagtgccgatctctgttgttttgggacgatttgtccgagtcacctgatttgggactggatatgcttagagatatggcagaacaagttaagatcattcagttgagaatgaagtcagctcaggatagacagacACAACTAACACCACCTACCCTACCACTCGGGGTGGTGCGTCGAGTTTCTTAACCCAGGACTTTTGCACCACTATATAGAGTATGATGGCGTACAGGAAGCCTATGCCGCAACCTAACCCGCTCGTATATAAGCCCAAAATGTCCTCTTGTTGCTTGCTTTCTCAAACTAAAATGAATCAGGCTCAATATGTATGAGATGATGCAATAATATATACAATTTTTAGCTTTCTCTCGCTATATAAATATCATAATGCATGCTTGTTGTTGCTACTCGTATAAAATCATCTCAATACATATAACACATATTCGATTcgatttgtagtagcccgtacccagaaTTAGTGagtaattgttaattaatccaataaacatGTTTAAGGGAATTTCAATTGGATTAgcggagtccaaaaatggacccagaatgatcagatatggtccggagggtcaggcagaacggacgcaacgttcgtggaacggatgcaacgttcgtgccagcTAGAATGCGTCACTCCTTACACACTTGATGTGAAGttcggatgcaacgttcgtcgAACGGACACAACGATGgcgaacggatgcaacgatggaggaacggacgttccgttcgttgtctataaatagaggtgccgagattcatttccaGGCACACCTTCCACCTCTCTTCTCTTGATTCCTcggtcttccagcttagatctaaggaattctaggcatctcgttgggaatccggaagtggcatagcggtccaggcgtcgtagcggagctgtgacctagttttgaggcaagcgacaacaaagggctgacgacggacgaaggtatagcttttgcttcctaaaaatatttaggagtatgcaatagcttaattaaggattttggagtaatataatgatagtagtatcatttcactGTGTAGTGCGGATTGTAGGCGTGGAACTAAAGCCGGTAGAGCTTGCTTGGTAGTTGAGGtgcgaaagtactgttcgagatatcctgactgagtatgcatgtattatgtgactgcatgatttatatgacatgattatatgctgcatacatttgcatattgagctatctcttttgagatgtctgttagtagggttttaccctatcctgttagtggatggacttccatcgaattgggtccggcgtatccactagtattgttggtatgtgagccacctcctgcagcgacggcacatcgtgctacataccagggcctggtctgcctttgttatctgattcttgacctctagttaGTAGgcagtacacttgcattcatgtatactcatactctcgtactagctttttatgctcacatctcatactctgtatttctggacatcctattccatgagggcaggtttgcaattggatgaggcgggtggatccaagaggggctaggcagtggttggccagctggagcttcgcctagggtttcATTTATGTTGTTATTGGGTTTATACactgttcgatttggttgtataactatttggatatttacagattccttttcttaggattgtattttgattattgtttccgcagcttatttctggttaactatttatttaagttaattgcatgcctaagttctgtttagtaggtgatcttggtaagggtcactacacgatTAATAGCATGAAATATATATCGTAATTATCGAGccataaattaaatcattttattaATTCAAAACACGTGAAtcacataaaatcatgcaaaGCACATAAACAAGTAAAGGGTATGATTtaggggctcgagaatcaactCTGCTCGAGCAGTCAATCCCCAAAATTCCTTGCTTGTTCATACCTTAAATCTCGATTTGGAAAGGTTCAAATCTTGTAAGCTACAATAATACAAAGCTTATATCATTTTCCATTCAATCGAACATCAATATTTTCAAGGCAATAATCGACTCAAACCTCGATCAAATTCCCATACAActcaaattcttgcaactcGAATTCGataaactccaaatcaaatctgaaatggaTAACATATCTTCTTCATTTTATTTCTCAAATGCTTTGTTCAACACAATATTCAATAAATTCGTTAAAAGTCGAACCTACGACATAAAGACTAAAACCGGTATTTCTGAAATTTCTCAACACCATATCAACACATTTATATCACAATATCGTCACCAAAATCATTCTCAATTTTCAAATATAGGCAGACCTTCAAACGTGATTTTCCAGAAAATAATCCAAAAAttgaaaacatgttcaaacgatggTACtcaaaccgtcttagatataccatCTCTATTTACTCAAGAacatatttatacaatcaaatctcgAATCCAACAACACCCAAAATTTCAAACttgaaataatttaataaaacttATGTAGAAACGTAGCTCTCGCCGTAAGGATTCCGAAACcgtaattatttttgaaatctaCCGGCCGGATGGTATCGGATCGGAATTTGAGCGGCACGTGAAGCTTGACTATGGCTTCCTTCTTATTTCAAATGAAAGAGAAGAAGATGGGAGCCAACCATACCATTAATCATTTAATGGGTTGGTCGCATTTGAATTTTTCAATTTAGTCCCtggaatttcctaaaaattACAATTGAGTCCTTGCTAAATTTTCAAACTTCAATTCAGtccttaaattttttaaactttgaatttaaatccaaaattccgtaatttctcaaattaaatatttttggggcattacaattcctcccctctaataaagatttcgttctcgaaatcgtATTACAAATTCAATGCAAACGCAATGCGGACTGAATTGATACAGTTGAAACAATCTCACCTCAAACAAAGAGCTCCAGATATTTCTGTATCATATCTTGCTCTAGCTCTCACGAAGTTTACTCAACACCGTGTCTGCTCCATTATAATTTAACTAATTCAAAGTCTCACCCAGTTTCGTCTCATCTGGATAGAGTACATGGAAAGAATTTGGCTCATACTTTGTCAATAtagacacgtgaaacacatcatgtataCCTGATAGAACTGGAGAGAGAGTTACTCTGAAATGAACTGGGTGCGTTACGTGACTTGCTCTCGTCCGGAGGCCCAGGATTATACTCAAAACTATATGCTAAGTTTCCAACTCTTTCTACAACCTCATAAAGCCAATGTACCTCAGTGACTACTTGTATCTCTTTTCGAATCGGACTGTACCCCGGAAAGGAGATATCTGAAGAATACAATGTCACCCTGCTAAATGCTCAGAGGTCTAAATTTGCCCTTAGCATACTTGGTTTTTCTGTCTTGCTCCGCTGTCGTTATAGACTGAATCAGTCTCACCTTATCTGACATTTCCCTGATTATATCTGGCCCAGTTACTGGTGtctcagaaatatcatcccaacaCAAGGGAAAAAATATACATTTCCTACCGCATAACGCTTCAAAGAGCCCTATCAACGCTCACTTGACAACCGTTATTGTAGGAAATTGCAACATgtggcaaagaatcttgccagcTGGCACAAAAATCAAACACAATAGCTCGCAATATATCCTCCAGAGGTTAGGGTGAGTTTAATTCATTGATTTCTTTGGGTGACTATGCTCTCCAACGTTCCATAATATGCTATTCATGGATTCGGGTGAGTTTAATTCATTGATTTCTTCAAACTGACTTTTAAAAGGGACAAAGAATGTTGGACTATGGTATCCTAAGGACTCTTCACTTAATCTTGTAGGATACTttgatgcagattatgcaggatcAAACTGGATAGAAAGAGCACCAGTGGCTCATTTCAATTTCTTGGTGATAGGCTTATTTCTTGGTATAGTAAAAAGCATAATTCAATTGCTACATCTACTGTAGAAGCAGGATATATTGCATCTGAAAGTTGATGCTCTCAAATCATTTGGATCCAGCAGCAATTGCGAGATTACAGAATTAGTGCTACTAAATCACCATTCTTTTGCGACAATAAAAGTGCTATTGCCATAACTTATAATCCAGTACTGCATTCTAAAACAAAGCACACAGACATCACacatcactttattcgagatcATGTGATGAAGAAGGATATTTGTCTGGAATATGTGTCCAAAGATCAACAAACTGTTGATATTTTTACTAAAACTTTGCCCGaggctaagttttcttattttcgcaATATGCTAGGGATTATTGTATTATCATGTGATACCTGaagccaaaaagtcctagggcggtacatggtccgtAATATGTGTGGCTAATACTTGAAAGATAGAAACTCCACCAAAACAAATGGGTGACGGGTAACATGAATGAACCAATCCCACACCAGAATGAGAGGTACacaagatttgatatgtacaactcatatgAAGAAGGTACATCTTCTTTTCGGgtgctcatcacataagaacccAAAAGTTAAGCGTTTTGGATGGGTGACCCTTGGGAAGTTTCCCAAGGTGCGTGTGATTGCGGACATAAGCATGCTGAAAATActagtcttgatacagtgggacgTTACAAATGATATCAGAGCTTGGCCTATCCTAGTATGGTGTGATTCAGGGACGAACCaggcggaagctggtgggcatgtgacacccAAAGCAAAAAtgtcctagggcggtacatggtccgcaatatgggtggttaatacctgaaagatggaaaccccaccaaaaAGAATGGGAGACGGGAgatatgaatgaaccgatcccacaccggaatgagaggtacaaaatatttgatatctacaactcatatcaagaaggtgcatcttcttttcgagtgctcatcacataagaactacAAATTTatgcgtgcttgacttggggcaattttaGGATAGATGAGCCCCTgaaaagtttctcagggtgcatGTGAGTGAAGACATAAGCTGAAACGGCCCTAACCTctatacttaaataaataataaaaaaaattacggatttttaaaattttttttgccatgacttgtttgaaagtaaGAAAAACCTCCTTGTCACAGACAACAAATCTAAACAAACgcaataaatgcggaaaaaatATAACCACTGCGATAATCATAACTTCAAAAGTAAAAGCAACCCCACATGGTTGCGAAAAATAGCGATAACAGTTTCAAGACTTAGAAATTTAAGCACAGGGAAAAAACATCCTGGCTATTACCAAAAGTACATAAGTTTaaactctttattacaatcataaACTAGTGCGAAAACATGAAATAGCAACGGTCGTAGAGCCTCGCTCCACCGGAGACCTCCCCTAAAGGACCCTGCCCCTCGGTCTCTACGAACTCCTCCTCACCTGACaaacaaacaagcatagtgagtctaatgacccaACATGTATAAGCAGTGTAatacaagggtttaaaataactgcagtaatactcaaaatactatACATCATATACTTGAAACGAAAGCTGTAGAAATGCGCATGCTAAAACAAAGATAAGACAACATATAACGATGAACACACGCCAACTCACGCTAGGAAACTCTAGAACCTTCTTAACTTTATTGAAACTCATGCATGACAGGAACTGAATGCAATAAGACGAGTCAAACTGATACTGAAAGTGAAACTGTAAACTTAGATATttgaattgtgaccctctgttttgatcgatcaatagctgcagtgcactatgccggaaAGACGCCGAGATTCCTCCCAACACGACTTACCCGTTTAACTTtcatttggtagggatcccgatatttctcccgatctcacactacccgtctattttggtagggatcccgggaTGTCTCCCGATCTCGATCTACCCGTCTATGGCAAGTGAGTGGGGCATCCCCCACCCATCAATACCCTGTTCCGTCACAATAaaatcacttcgttcaaaaatatttttcttttcttttcctccTTTGACTCGACattaaaatacttagcatgcatggaAGAGACTTTCTTTGTAACCTTTTTTCTTGACCCAAGGCCAAGGCTAAAAGACACATGTATACATTTATATGAATGAATACTCAACACATAAATGTGGGTATTAAGTGAgtaagtggctgcccctaggtgctAACCCATCCTTAACTCAAATTCTCACGTTCGAGGCAACAACACGAGCAATCGCACCGAAAACCTCTTAACTCTATCATCCCTTAGCCAAATTCGAcaccgcttgaaccgacactctccaAACACTACAAACTAACCATATGACATGCTTTAATCCTCATTTGACAGACTACGCAACCTGAACACAAACCAAATCCGGAAAGCCCACTTTTGCcctcaaaattctgcaccgacaccttaacttcaaaaatccataacttgTTATAATCTTACCTgaaacgagcccattttataccgacgcgaccacaacatcatgaacttgACTAGGACTAGCCCTAACAACGCCCATACCTAATATAACGCCTCCCCTGCCCCAAACTCAGACTGCCCTGCCCAATGCCAACCTCATATTTTCACACTTCTACTTGGAGGAAACACCACCAAGCCCTACTCCCTTGCCCCCACCTACTTCCAACCGCCAAACACACTCAAAACTATCTCTTAGGACTTAGCACAAGCACCTTGGCAGCACCTTACCACACTTCAACTCcacaattcaaaaataaaaagattatgCGTCAAAAGCCTCCAATTCATGATTAATCAATCAAGGCCAATTGccaaacaataaattaaacttaCATACTTCAAAAACAGCCCAAACAtcatgcaaattttgaattttaggcAAAATAACCTTCTGAAATTTTCGATGGCCATAAGATGCAACAATTGACCTCATTTTCTACACTACAACACATCATACAACCCATAAACATCAATGCACAAAGGAGTTTTCGAAAAATTTGCACCTCACACAATCTGAAAATTTCAACGCACAAACCCTAAGCCTAAAAATCATGAAAGTTTCGAATTATGCCAAGAAAACATGGAAAAATGCATAGGTAACTTGCTTGGATGCCCAAAGAAACCACTTATACTTGCCTTTTTGCCAAACTTAAAGATATGAAGATGGAAGAGAGGGGAGGGACGACCAGCAGCTTTTTTAAACCTCAAAGGTGGTCCTTCGGCGATGGAAACGATGGCAGGAGGTGCGGCGGTGGCTGGACTAGGAGgagaggggtcggccgattggGTTGGAAGAAAAGAGAGTGAGGGATCGGCTAGTGAGATGAGAAAGGGTTTGGGTGGCTAGGGGGTTTCActtgtgatttaaattctaattttaatatgtgtataagtgtgtgtatgtataggtgtaagtaattaaaagcaggtgtgtgtgtgtgtgcttttaaaagtacaactttaTAGTACAACTCTATAGTACAACTTTTACctactaacttacactaataaaaattcctaagtttaaaatctcaaattgaaaatattaaattaggttttactaatccgggtttatgaaaattctaacttttgaaaaagttaaagaataagcccaaAATTGCAATACtaagaaaaatgattttctgATACTTGAAAATTCCTAACTTTGAACTCTCATCTAATTTCCTCCTATCTCTCTCCTAACTTTTAAAATAGCAAAACCCTGGAATTTACCGCCAAAATCCTCTGTTGTCATACGCCGGAACCGGAAACCACTATCTCAAAACTTCCTGTAATAaagaacttaaaatatttgagcacttaaatttttaaaggaaatttaagcaattaattccaagcaattaaaaataataattattaaaaagagaattttaggcatgaaattttaaattatgaaatcttAGGCGCTTCAATTCCTCCCTCTCTAATAAGGAATTTCGTACTCGAAATTAGAACTTACCAAATAGCTCTGGATAGCGAGTCCTAATATCTCcctctgtctcccaagtggcctcttcatcgGAATGATTCAACCATTTAACCTTGACCATTGGAATAgtcttgttacggagtcttctctcctgtctCTCCATAATCCGGTCAGGTCTCTCTTCATAAGTCATATGAGGCGATATCTGAAGAGGCTCAAGGTTGAGCACATGAGAAGgattcgagatgtacttcctcaacatggATACGTGAAAGACGTTGTGTACTCCAGCAAGGTTAGGCGGCAAATCCACCCTATAGGCTAATGTCCCCACTCTGTCCAGAATCTCAAAAGGTCCAACGAACCTTGGAGACAATTTTCCTTTCTTTCTGAATCTCATCACGCCTTTCAAAGGAGCTACTCGGATAAAAACATGATCACCCTcagagaactccaagtctctcctcctatGATCGGCGTAACTCTTCTTCCTgctctgcgcagtcctcatcctatcacggatcttggctacaacttTAGCAGTCTGCTAAACAATCTTGGGTCCCAACTCCGACCTCTCACCGATCTCGGTCCATAATACCGGTGATCTACAAGGcctcccataaagtgcctcATAAGGCGCCATACCAATGGTGGCCTGATAGTTTTTTTTATATGCAAATTCCACCAATGGTAACCTCGACTCCCAAATATCATGAAAGTCAATAGcgcaagctctcagaagatcctctagaatctgaatcaccctctcggACTGTCCATCCGTCTGGGGGTGGAAGGCAGTGCTAAACAAAAGCTTCGTCCCCAAAGCtgaatgaagactcttccaaaatgacgaagtaaatcgcggatctctatcagacactaagGAAATAgggataccatgtagtctgactatctcccggatatacaactccgcatACTGAGTCATGGAGAAATTCATCCTCACTGGCAAAAAGTgcgccgacttagtgagacggtcaACAATAACCAAAATAGCATTCGAACCTCTCACTGTCCTCGGCAAgccaacaacaaaatccatggtaatattctcccatttccactcgaGAATAGGGAGTGGCTTAAGCAATCCTATA comes from the Henckelia pumila isolate YLH828 chromosome 1, ASM3356847v2, whole genome shotgun sequence genome and includes:
- the LOC140874515 gene encoding uncharacterized protein gives rise to the protein MRTAQSRKKSYADHRRRDLEFSEGDHVFIRVAPLKGVMRFRKKGKLSPRFVGPFEILDRVGTLAYRVDLPPNLAGVHNVFHVSMLRKYISNPSHVLNLEPLQISPHMTYEERPDRIMERQERRLRNKTIPMVKVKWLNHSDEEATWETEGDIRTRYPELFGEEEFVETEGQGPLGEVSGGARLYDRCYFMFSH